In Jatrophihabitans endophyticus, one DNA window encodes the following:
- a CDS encoding alpha/beta fold hydrolase: MTAVGAPRLDLTSDHVPVRGARAGELRAYGRMVRMVGRGVPQPPAGLGTPTLLVPGFLSGDVSLTLLSRELRRRGHRTFRSDIGANVGCTEPMVRRLLDRLEVVAAAEGGPVTLVGHSRGGMVVALAARRRPDLVAGVVALSAPVTGSLSVAPHVRRQLELLFRLNRRGLTRVLGADCVTGDCALRVAAELTSPFPAAVPFTSVYSRDDAIIDWRTCLDPAAELVEVRSGHVGMATDPAVVRIVARQLAAIATTG, from the coding sequence ATGACGGCCGTCGGCGCGCCCCGCCTCGATCTCACGAGCGACCACGTGCCGGTCAGGGGCGCCCGGGCGGGGGAGCTACGGGCCTACGGCCGCATGGTGCGCATGGTCGGCCGCGGCGTCCCGCAACCGCCGGCGGGTCTCGGCACCCCGACCCTGCTGGTACCCGGGTTCCTGTCCGGCGACGTGTCGCTCACGCTGCTGTCGCGCGAGCTGCGGCGCCGGGGTCACCGCACGTTCCGCAGCGACATCGGCGCCAACGTCGGCTGCACCGAGCCCATGGTGCGGCGCCTGCTCGACCGCCTCGAGGTGGTCGCGGCGGCGGAGGGCGGCCCGGTGACCCTGGTGGGTCACAGCCGCGGCGGCATGGTGGTGGCTCTCGCCGCGCGCCGCCGCCCCGACCTCGTGGCCGGCGTCGTCGCGCTGAGCGCGCCGGTGACGGGCTCGCTCAGCGTCGCGCCGCACGTGCGCAGGCAGCTGGAGCTGCTGTTCCGGCTCAACCGGCGGGGTCTCACCCGGGTGCTGGGCGCCGACTGCGTGACCGGCGACTGCGCGCTGCGGGTGGCCGCCGAGCTGACCTCGCCCTTTCCGGCCGCCGTGCCCTTCACGTCGGTCTACTCCCGCGACGACGCGATCATCGACTGGCGCACCTGCCTCGACCCCGCGGCCGAGCTGGTCGAGGTCCGGTCCGGGCACGTGGGCATGGCGACCGACCCGGCGGTCGTGCGCATCGTCGCCCGGCAGCTGGCGGCGATCGCCACCACGGGCTGA
- a CDS encoding WS/DGAT/MGAT family O-acyltransferase, translated as MLLPMSPTSSMFLIAESREHPMHVGSLQLFKPPEGADAFDIRTLLRERMADDAVAPVLRRRPRRSVTTLGQWGWEVDQAFDLEHHVRHSALPRPGRVRELLELVSRLHSTLLDRYRPLWEMHLIEGLDDGRFAIYSKVHHSVVDGVSALRMLASMLSEDAEERDMPAPWAPRERSPRRPRTGNRSVNAVAKVVGDTAGLAPSLARTVTRAVREQGATMSFSAPQSIFNVKITGARRFAAQSWPMERLRAVGKAGGTTLNDVVLAMCSGALRRYLLAMDELPTTSLIAMVPVSLHGDGEGDIDGGNAIGLVTCRLGTDLDDAGERLAAVHRSMTEGKESLSGMSRLQILAMSGIGIAPLGLYPALKLVDTVRPPFNLIISNVPGPRRPLYWNGARLDGLYPLSIPLDGQALNITCTSYTDEVAFGLTGCRRTVPHLQHLLTYLDDELRDLELATGA; from the coding sequence ATGCTGCTGCCGATGTCGCCGACGAGCTCGATGTTCCTCATCGCCGAGTCGCGAGAGCACCCGATGCACGTCGGCAGCCTGCAGCTGTTCAAGCCCCCGGAGGGCGCCGACGCGTTCGACATCCGCACGCTGCTGCGCGAGCGGATGGCCGACGACGCGGTGGCGCCCGTGCTGCGACGCCGACCCCGTCGGTCGGTGACCACCCTGGGGCAATGGGGCTGGGAGGTCGACCAGGCCTTCGACCTCGAACACCACGTGCGCCACAGCGCGCTGCCGCGCCCCGGCCGCGTCCGCGAGCTCCTGGAGCTCGTGTCGCGGCTGCACTCGACGCTGCTCGACCGGTACCGGCCGCTGTGGGAGATGCACCTGATCGAGGGCCTCGACGACGGCCGCTTCGCCATCTACAGCAAGGTGCACCACTCGGTCGTCGACGGCGTCTCGGCGCTGCGGATGCTCGCCTCGATGCTGAGCGAGGACGCCGAGGAGCGGGACATGCCCGCCCCGTGGGCACCGCGCGAACGCTCCCCGCGCCGCCCCCGCACCGGCAACCGATCGGTCAACGCCGTGGCCAAGGTCGTCGGCGACACCGCCGGCCTCGCGCCGTCGCTGGCCCGCACGGTGACGCGCGCGGTGCGCGAGCAGGGCGCCACGATGTCGTTCTCGGCGCCGCAGTCGATCTTCAACGTCAAGATCACCGGAGCGCGGCGCTTCGCCGCGCAGTCGTGGCCGATGGAGCGGTTGCGTGCCGTCGGCAAGGCCGGCGGCACGACGCTCAACGACGTCGTGCTCGCGATGTGCTCCGGCGCGCTGCGCCGCTACCTGCTGGCCATGGACGAGCTGCCGACCACCTCGCTGATCGCGATGGTCCCGGTGTCGCTGCACGGCGACGGCGAGGGCGACATCGACGGCGGCAACGCGATCGGGCTCGTCACCTGCCGGCTCGGCACGGACCTCGACGACGCCGGGGAACGGCTGGCCGCCGTCCACCGCTCGATGACGGAGGGCAAGGAGTCGCTGTCGGGCATGAGCCGGCTGCAGATCCTGGCCATGAGCGGCATCGGCATCGCGCCGCTCGGGCTGTACCCGGCGCTCAAGCTCGTCGACACCGTCCGCCCGCCGTTCAACCTGATCATCTCGAACGTGCCGGGCCCCCGGCGGCCGCTGTACTGGAACGGCGCCCGGCTCGACGGTCTCTACCCGCTGTCGATCCCGCTGGACGGGCAGGCCCTGAACATCACGTGCACCAGCTACACCGACGAGGTGGCGTTCGGCCTCACCGGATGCCGGCGGACGGTGCCGCACCTGCAGCACCTGCTGACCTATCTCGACGACGAACTGCGCGACCTCGAGCTCGCGACCGGCGCCTGA
- a CDS encoding macro domain-containing protein, which translates to MTGAPRLDLVRGDITAIAVDAIVTAANSALVGGGGVDAAVHAAAGPRLLAALRPLAPCPPGGAVVTPAFDLDPPVRHVVHAVGPRHGIDEPAAELLHGAYVESLRRCDEVGARSVAFPSISTGVYRYPLAAAAAVSVAALRTATTRVTRCVLVAFDERTHRAWADALG; encoded by the coding sequence GTGACCGGGGCACCGCGGCTGGACCTCGTCCGCGGCGACATCACCGCGATCGCCGTCGATGCGATCGTCACCGCCGCGAACTCAGCGCTGGTCGGCGGCGGCGGGGTCGACGCGGCCGTCCACGCGGCGGCCGGACCGCGGCTGCTCGCGGCGCTGCGCCCCCTCGCGCCCTGCCCGCCGGGCGGGGCCGTCGTCACGCCCGCCTTCGACCTCGATCCGCCGGTGCGTCATGTGGTGCATGCGGTCGGTCCCCGCCACGGCATCGACGAACCGGCGGCCGAGCTGCTGCACGGCGCGTACGTCGAGTCACTGCGCCGCTGCGACGAGGTGGGGGCGCGCAGCGTCGCGTTCCCGTCGATCTCGACCGGCGTCTACCGCTACCCGCTCGCCGCGGCCGCGGCGGTCAGCGTCGCCGCGCTGCGCACGGCCACGACCCGGGTCACGCGCTGCGTGCTCGTCGCGTTCGACGAGCGGACCCACCGCGCCTGGGCGGACGCGCTCGGGTAG
- a CDS encoding esterase/lipase family protein, translating to MRTAARPARPVSRGVPAALVAVVGVLLVLAGTLVGAGRAGAAAGPPLTEPPAALSAALACDGDLAAGPTPVLLVPGTTLTPDVNFSWNYEKVFSAAGRPWCAVTLPGHAMGDIQVAAQYVTAAIRTMHERAGRAVSVVGFSQGGMVPRWTLKYWPDTRTMVDDVVGIDPSNHGTYDAHVVCAVGGCAPAIWQQRTGSAFLTALNTGGETFAGLSYTQMYTALDEVVVPNFDPVASSALHTGSGRISNVLVQSICPGHVAEHLSMGTFDPVAYALVIDALTHAGPADPARVSRSVCLRASMPGVGAATVATRFPGVVATAGQQLLTYPHVAAEPPLAPYAAG from the coding sequence ATGCGCACCGCTGCCCGCCCGGCCCGTCCTGTCAGCCGCGGTGTCCCGGCCGCCCTCGTCGCCGTCGTCGGGGTGCTGCTGGTCCTCGCCGGCACGCTCGTCGGCGCCGGTCGTGCGGGCGCCGCGGCGGGCCCGCCGCTGACCGAGCCACCCGCGGCGCTGTCGGCCGCACTGGCGTGCGACGGCGACCTCGCCGCCGGGCCCACGCCGGTGCTGCTCGTGCCCGGCACGACCCTCACCCCGGACGTCAACTTCTCCTGGAACTACGAGAAGGTCTTCTCCGCCGCCGGCCGCCCGTGGTGCGCGGTCACGCTGCCCGGGCACGCGATGGGCGACATCCAGGTGGCCGCGCAGTACGTGACGGCCGCGATCAGGACCATGCACGAACGGGCCGGTCGCGCCGTCTCGGTCGTCGGGTTCAGCCAGGGCGGCATGGTGCCGCGCTGGACGCTGAAGTACTGGCCCGACACCCGCACGATGGTCGACGACGTCGTCGGCATCGACCCGTCCAATCACGGCACCTACGACGCGCACGTCGTGTGCGCGGTCGGCGGCTGCGCTCCCGCGATCTGGCAGCAGCGCACCGGCTCGGCGTTCCTGACCGCGCTCAACACCGGCGGCGAGACGTTCGCGGGACTGTCCTACACGCAGATGTACACCGCGCTCGACGAGGTCGTGGTGCCGAACTTCGACCCGGTGGCGAGCTCGGCGCTGCACACCGGGTCGGGCCGGATCAGCAACGTCCTCGTGCAGTCGATCTGCCCGGGGCACGTCGCCGAGCACCTGTCGATGGGCACGTTCGACCCGGTGGCCTACGCACTGGTGATCGACGCGCTGACCCACGCCGGGCCGGCCGACCCCGCGCGTGTCTCGCGCTCGGTCTGCCTGCGCGCCAGCATGCCCGGCGTCGGCGCCGCGACGGTCGCGACCCGTTTCCCGGGCGTCGTCGCGACCGCCGGCCAGCAGCTGCTCACCTACCCGCACGTCGCCGCGGAGCCGCCGCTCGCGCCGTACGCGGCCGGCTGA
- a CDS encoding glutathione S-transferase family protein, producing MGSDGSFERDQNYITTRITADGRDGYPVEADRYRLVVARACPWANRAIIVRRLLGLEPVLSMGICGPTHDERSWTFDLDPGGVDPVLGIERLQQAFFARYPDYPRGITVPAIVDVPTGQVVTNDYPQLTIDLSLEWTAFHRDGAPELYPEPLRDEIDEVAELVFHDVNNGVYKCGFATSQRSYERAYDALFARLDWLSDRLRDRRYLVGDTITEADVRLFTTLARFDAVYHGHFKCNRQKLTEFPVLWAYARDLFQTPGFGDTTDFVQIKEHYYLVHKEINPTGVVPAGPELGNWLTAHGRGDLGGRPFGDGTPPGPVAAGEEVAAGHGA from the coding sequence ATGGGCTCGGACGGCTCGTTCGAGCGCGACCAGAACTACATCACCACGCGCATCACCGCCGACGGCCGTGACGGCTACCCGGTCGAGGCCGACCGCTACCGGCTGGTCGTCGCCCGGGCGTGCCCGTGGGCGAACCGCGCGATCATCGTCCGGCGGCTGCTGGGTCTCGAACCCGTGCTGTCCATGGGCATCTGCGGCCCCACACACGACGAGCGCAGCTGGACGTTCGACCTCGACCCGGGCGGCGTCGACCCGGTGCTGGGCATCGAGCGCCTCCAGCAGGCCTTCTTCGCGCGGTATCCCGACTACCCCCGCGGCATCACCGTGCCCGCGATCGTCGACGTCCCGACCGGTCAGGTCGTCACCAACGACTACCCGCAGCTCACGATCGACCTCTCGCTCGAGTGGACCGCGTTCCACCGCGACGGCGCGCCCGAGCTCTACCCCGAACCGCTGCGCGACGAGATCGACGAGGTCGCCGAACTGGTGTTCCACGACGTCAACAACGGCGTGTACAAGTGCGGCTTCGCCACCAGCCAGCGCTCCTACGAACGGGCCTACGACGCGCTGTTCGCCCGGCTGGACTGGCTCTCGGACCGACTGCGCGACCGGCGCTACCTCGTCGGCGACACCATCACCGAGGCCGACGTGCGGCTGTTCACGACGCTGGCCCGCTTCGACGCCGTCTACCACGGCCACTTCAAGTGCAACCGGCAGAAGCTCACCGAGTTCCCGGTGCTGTGGGCGTACGCGCGCGACCTCTTCCAGACCCCGGGTTTCGGTGACACCACCGACTTCGTCCAGATCAAGGAGCACTACTACCTGGTGCACAAGGAGATCAACCCGACCGGCGTCGTCCCCGCCGGCCCCGAGCTCGGGAACTGGCTCACCGCGCACGGTCGCGGCGACCTCGGCGGGCGGCCGTTCGGCGACGGCACGCCGCCCGGCCCGGTCGCGGCGGGCGAGGAGGTCGCCGCGGGGCACGGCGCCTGA
- a CDS encoding LamG-like jellyroll fold domain-containing protein — MALTVVAGLLAGGVAGAVPAAAGTVSIPAAAERRVVTANDLIESVGVNVHTYYNDTAYADTDRVRSLLQGLGVRHVRDGLVADRPDEVAALRQLGAAGIRSSLIVGGTKDASTQSVDPAQLSALTQVAPYVDAVEPTNEYDCSGDSAWAAHQRAYAEALVQQLQSSDELRRLGVFAPAFCRPGSIAQFGSVQGLASVTNVHTYSGGAAPELALESRLPAAAKAQDPSLPLVVTEAGYTDATAMSPTQFAATDATAADYTVRTLLDAARLGVARTYLYELLDEKPQAANTDPEQHYGLVRYDGTVKPAYTAVRNLLADVALGSPASVAAGAARASDVTSVRGGGSLLRTLSITDPAGGGETLALWLATPVEDAATHDRVADTSRAVRVQVSGTHTATVRQPSRGNAETSVGTGTGFTVPVDGGVTLLHLAPTTATTTATAAAAATTSCTAAPGYATLAGQLGAVASSDLARGTGWSGSPVAATDVPDGVTGGAEVTAAGQQRRVGVPGSPTSWTIALWERTDASAADFSTFVRAVGASGAPAGGFVRTYDTTGDAASHVQLSGYGLPAAGASYGTETFGQALAGTWHLVTLSVGGGKATLAVDGVAQGTVASGAAALTGVEVGALSSGFRGAVAGLTVFPKALGADDIGRLATTSPGSCEATSAAKPTSGSTAATPKPTTKPATKPVAKQGVATALGISGTGPVGR, encoded by the coding sequence GTGGCCCTGACGGTCGTGGCCGGGCTGCTGGCCGGCGGGGTCGCCGGTGCCGTGCCGGCCGCCGCGGGCACCGTGTCGATCCCGGCAGCGGCCGAGCGTCGGGTCGTCACCGCGAACGACCTCATCGAGTCCGTCGGCGTCAACGTGCACACCTACTACAACGACACCGCCTACGCCGACACCGACCGGGTCCGCTCCCTGCTGCAGGGGCTGGGGGTGCGGCACGTGCGCGACGGGCTGGTGGCCGACCGGCCCGACGAGGTCGCCGCCCTGCGCCAGCTCGGCGCGGCCGGCATCCGCTCGTCGCTCATCGTCGGCGGGACGAAGGACGCGAGCACGCAGTCGGTCGACCCCGCGCAGCTGTCGGCGCTCACGCAGGTGGCGCCCTACGTGGACGCGGTGGAGCCGACCAACGAGTACGACTGCTCCGGCGACTCCGCCTGGGCCGCCCACCAGCGCGCCTACGCCGAGGCGCTGGTGCAGCAGCTGCAGTCGAGTGACGAGCTGCGCCGGCTCGGCGTCTTCGCCCCCGCGTTCTGCCGTCCGGGGTCGATCGCGCAGTTCGGGTCGGTCCAGGGTCTCGCGAGCGTGACCAACGTGCACACCTACAGCGGCGGCGCCGCCCCGGAGCTCGCCCTCGAGAGCCGGCTCCCGGCGGCGGCCAAGGCCCAGGACCCGTCCCTTCCCCTGGTCGTCACCGAGGCCGGCTACACCGACGCGACCGCGATGAGCCCGACGCAGTTCGCGGCCACCGACGCCACCGCCGCGGACTACACCGTGCGCACGCTGCTGGACGCCGCTCGCCTCGGCGTCGCGCGCACCTACCTCTACGAGCTGCTCGACGAGAAGCCGCAGGCCGCGAACACCGACCCCGAGCAGCACTACGGCCTCGTCCGCTACGACGGCACCGTCAAGCCCGCCTACACCGCGGTGCGCAACCTGCTCGCCGACGTCGCGCTGGGCTCCCCCGCGTCGGTCGCCGCCGGTGCCGCCCGGGCCTCGGACGTGACGTCGGTGCGCGGCGGCGGCAGCCTGCTGCGCACGCTGTCGATCACCGACCCCGCCGGTGGCGGCGAGACGCTCGCGCTCTGGCTGGCCACGCCGGTCGAGGACGCGGCCACCCACGACCGCGTCGCCGACACCTCGCGCGCGGTTCGCGTGCAGGTGTCCGGGACGCACACCGCCACGGTGCGCCAGCCCTCACGCGGCAACGCCGAGACGAGCGTCGGCACCGGCACCGGCTTCACCGTCCCGGTCGACGGCGGCGTGACGCTGCTGCACCTCGCGCCGACGACCGCCACCACGACGGCCACCGCGGCCGCCGCGGCCACGACCTCGTGCACCGCGGCGCCCGGGTACGCCACGCTCGCGGGCCAGCTCGGTGCCGTCGCCAGCAGCGACCTCGCCCGCGGCACGGGGTGGTCGGGCTCGCCGGTCGCGGCCACGGACGTGCCCGACGGCGTCACCGGTGGCGCCGAGGTCACCGCGGCCGGTCAGCAGCGACGCGTGGGCGTGCCGGGGTCGCCGACGTCCTGGACGATCGCGCTCTGGGAACGCACCGACGCGAGCGCCGCCGACTTCTCGACGTTCGTGCGCGCCGTCGGCGCCTCCGGCGCGCCGGCCGGCGGCTTCGTGCGCACCTACGACACGACCGGCGACGCCGCGTCGCACGTGCAGCTGTCCGGGTACGGCCTGCCCGCCGCCGGGGCGTCCTACGGCACCGAGACGTTCGGGCAGGCCCTGGCCGGCACCTGGCACCTCGTCACGCTGTCGGTCGGCGGGGGCAAGGCCACGCTCGCGGTGGACGGCGTCGCGCAGGGCACGGTGGCGAGCGGTGCCGCCGCACTGACCGGCGTCGAGGTCGGCGCGCTGTCCTCGGGGTTCCGCGGCGCGGTGGCCGGCCTGACGGTCTTCCCGAAGGCGCTCGGGGCCGACGACATCGGCCGGCTCGCCACGACCTCGCCCGGGTCGTGCGAGGCCACGAGCGCGGCGAAGCCGACGAGCGGCTCCACGGCGGCCACCCCCAAGCCGACGACCAAGCCGGCCACCAAGCCAGTCGCCAAGCAGGGCGTCGCGACCGCCCTCGGGATCTCGGGCACCGGTCCGGTCGGCCGCTGA
- a CDS encoding STAS domain-containing protein produces the protein MSPAAGHEGRRPELDHCLPRGAMPPYPSLDPPRRFVLDPEIAEGDVDGDGVRVARVGGELDYVVTPRLRGDLLDRVDGAATLVLDLSEVTLLSAAAMEMLLAVDVLGTARGCEVRIVAGTRAVRRPLTLTGLDERLRLFDSLDAARRG, from the coding sequence GTGTCTCCAGCCGCCGGCCACGAGGGCCGACGACCGGAGCTGGATCACTGCCTGCCGCGAGGAGCCATGCCGCCCTACCCGTCGCTCGACCCGCCCCGGCGGTTCGTGCTCGACCCCGAGATCGCCGAGGGCGACGTCGACGGCGACGGGGTTCGCGTCGCCCGGGTCGGCGGCGAGCTCGACTACGTCGTCACGCCGCGGCTGCGCGGCGACCTGCTCGACCGGGTCGACGGTGCCGCCACCTTGGTGCTGGACCTCTCCGAGGTCACCCTGCTCTCGGCGGCGGCCATGGAGATGCTGTTGGCCGTCGACGTGCTCGGCACCGCTCGCGGCTGCGAGGTCCGCATCGTCGCCGGCACCCGCGCCGTCCGCCGGCCGCTGACGCTCACCGGGCTCGACGAGCGGCTGCGGCTCTTCGACTCCCTCGACGCCGCGCGGCGCGGGTAG
- a CDS encoding Fpg/Nei family DNA glycosylase has product MYLDPDVAALGPDAGEVGVREFREIVGASAAPVKARIMDQHALAGVGNLLADEALWQAAIDPRRAARELSHDELGALHRALRTAIRSAIRQGGVHTGVVVAHRTKGGHCPRCGAEMARATVGGRTTWRCSREQ; this is encoded by the coding sequence GTGTATCTCGACCCCGACGTCGCTGCTCTCGGCCCCGACGCCGGCGAGGTGGGGGTCCGCGAGTTCCGGGAGATCGTCGGTGCGAGCGCGGCGCCGGTCAAGGCCCGGATCATGGATCAGCACGCGCTGGCCGGGGTCGGCAACCTGCTCGCCGACGAGGCGCTCTGGCAGGCCGCGATCGACCCGAGGCGTGCGGCGCGGGAGCTGTCGCACGACGAGCTCGGCGCGCTGCACCGGGCGCTGCGTACGGCCATCCGCTCGGCGATCCGGCAGGGCGGCGTGCACACCGGCGTCGTCGTCGCGCACCGGACGAAGGGCGGTCACTGCCCGCGGTGCGGCGCCGAGATGGCACGCGCCACCGTGGGTGGGCGCACCACGTGGCGGTGCAGCCGGGAGCAGTGA
- a CDS encoding DNA-formamidopyrimidine glycosylase family protein gives MPELPEVESARSVIAGSALHRRIDDVDDRDTYECRPHPPGELRDALVGRTIVAAHRRGKLMYCETSDDGPLLGIHLGMAGRILVTRPSGETDEGGDYAGSGRGRSANARKPE, from the coding sequence GTGCCCGAGCTGCCCGAGGTCGAGTCCGCCCGCTCGGTCATCGCGGGGTCAGCCCTGCACCGGCGCATCGACGACGTCGACGATCGCGACACCTACGAGTGCCGGCCGCACCCGCCGGGGGAGCTCCGTGACGCGCTGGTCGGACGGACCATCGTGGCCGCGCACCGGCGCGGCAAGCTCATGTACTGCGAGACGTCCGACGACGGGCCGTTGCTCGGCATCCACCTTGGCATGGCCGGCCGCATCCTGGTCACCCGCCCGTCGGGCGAGACCGACGAGGGCGGTGACTACGCCGGGTCGGGACGAGGACGGAGCGCGAACGCGCGCAAACCCGAGTGA